The Thermobifida halotolerans sequence GGAGCCAGTTGCCCGTCGCGGCTCCGGCCCACACGGCGGCGGCGCCGTAGAGCAGGGCCGTGCAGGCGGCCAGCACCGCCAGCGCCACCAGCGCCGCCGGGATGTCCCGCCGCGACCACAGCCTCCGCGACCGGTGCGGTCGGAGGTCCGGCACGGCGGAGGCGCCCGCGTCGGTGGGGCCCGGTGCGGGCTCCCGTACCGAAGCGGCGGGAGAGGCGTTCGGGGACGGCGGGCGGTCCAGGGTCATGGCGTGCTCCTGACCGGGTCAGCGGACGCGTCCGCGGCCGGGGCCGCCGGTGAGGACGAGACGCCGGACGGTGAGGGCGGTCTCGTCCACGGCCAGGCCGGTCAGCGCGGTGACCCGTCGGTTGATCCGATCCTGCAGGTCGCCTGCGGCACGGGCGATGTCGACGGGGTAGGGCAGGTCGAGGGCGAGCGTGACCTGGGCCGAGTCGCCGATCACGGTCGCCGACGCCTCGGGCTCGCCGAGTCCGAGGCGGTCCGGTGGCGCGTCGAACCGCTCCTCCAGCGCCTCCCGGGCGGCGCTGGCCGCGATCTTGGCCACCACCCGGTCGGAGACCGTGGTCGCGCCCCGCTCGGCGGGCGGCGGAAGACTTCCGGCGGGTTCCTGTCCACCTGGAGGGGCCGGTGCCGGGACGACCGGTCCGGTGGAAGGCGCCGCCGTCACCGCCGCCCCCACTGCCGGGTGAACTCGCCCACGTCGATGGTGCCGCTCAGGGCGAGGCCGGCCACCAGACCGACCGCTCCGAGTACGGCCACCAGCAGGAACGCCCAGAACCCGCCGAACGCGCCGGCGAAACCCAACGCCATGCCGGCGGCCAGGCCCACGGTCGCTCGGTTCATCACTCACTTCTTCCTGTCTCGCTGCGGGTGTGCGTCGCGGCCTACTCCACGCGGCCCTCGGACTCCTCTTCCTCCTCGTCGGGCAGGTGGACGTCGTCCACGGCGATGTTGACCTCGACGACGTCCAGACCGGCCATGCGCTCCACGGCCGAGATCACGCTGCTGCGCACGTCCCGGGCGACGTCCATGATGGGGACGCCGTACTCGACGACGACGTTCAGGTCCACGGCCGTCTGCCGCTCCCCGACCTCGACCTTCACCCCGCTCGAGACGCTGCGCTGGCCGCCGCCGGGAACACGCTCGCGCATGGCTCCCAGGGCGCGGCTCGTGCCGCCGCCGAGGGTGTAGATGCCGGGCACCTCGCGGGCGGACATGCCCACGATCTTCTCGACCACGCCGTCGGCGACGGAGGTCCTGCCGCGCTCGGCGGCCGGGACCTCGGTTCCCGTACGCTGCTGCGGCGCGCGCTCCTTGCGGCTCTCGCCCTGCTCGCTGCGGGTGGCGGTGGGGTTTGCCATGTCCTCTCCTCGGTCGTTCCGGTCGCCTCCACAGGGACTGCTGACCCGGTCGCACCGGGACTCTCACAACCGGGCGTACGTTTTGGGTAATGCTTCGACGATGGCGGCGGTCGCAGGGGCGCGGACACCCGGGGGACCACCGTGGGGACGGGGTCCGGCCACCGCACGCGGGCCGCCGCCCCGGCGGTGTGCGCGGGGGCTCGACGGGCACGGAGCGGGTCGGCGGGTGCCGGGCGCGGTGGGAACTCCGACTCCGGTCCGGTCTGCTCCTCGGGTCGGCGGGCCGCACCACCGCTACGGCTTCAAAATTTTTGAAATCCAAACCAGCTAAGGTTAGACTTACCTTTGTTTGCGGCGTATTGTTCGCTTTTGTCTGGATTTTGGTGGTTGCTTCCTCAACTTCCCCGGTGGAAGCGGCCGCCCCCGTGACGGGTCCGCCCCCGTCCCCGGCGAAGGCGCAGCCTCCCATCGCAGCGAAGAAAGAAGCGAGCATGCACTCGAAGCTCCGTACCCTGACCCGCCGCGTCGGCGGCGCGGGCACCGCCACCGTCCTGGCCCTCGGGCTGGCCGCCTGCGGCGGATCCGACACGGGCGGCGGCGGGGAGTCCGCCGCCTCCGCCGACGGCGCGTTCCCGGTCAGCATCGACAGCGCCCTGGGCACCGCGGAGATCACCGAGGCCCCCGAACGCGTCGTCACCCTGGGGCAGGGATCCGCCGAGACCGCCATCGCGCTCGGCACCGTCCCCGTCGGCATCGAAAGCTACGAGTGGGGCAGCGACGACACCGGCTACCTACCGTGGATCCACGAGGCCGTCACCGAGGCGGGAGAGGAACTGCCCGTCCAGTTCACCGGCGGCCAGGACATCGACTTCGAGACGATCATCGAACTGCAACCCGACGTCATCCTCGCCCCCTGGTCGGGCATCACCCAGGAGCAGTACGACGTCCTCAGCGACATCGCCCCCACCGTCGCCTACCCCGACCTGCCGTGGAGCACCGACTGGGACCAGCAGATCGAGATCGTCGGCGAGGCGCTGGGCCAGAGCGAGGAGGCCCAGGGGCTGATCGACGACATCGAGCGGCAGTTCGAGGAGGCCGCCGCCACCCGCCCCGAGTACGCCGGCCTCACCTTCTCCTACATCTACACCGACGGCCCCGGCACCCTCGGCGTCTTCATGCCCGACGAGCAGCGCGTGGCCATGGTGCGCGGCCTCGGACTCCAGGTCGACCCGGTCGTGGAGACCCTGCCCGAGACCGAGGGCACCGACTCGGCGGTCATCGGCCTGGAGAACGCCGACAAACTCGCCGACAGCGACCTCGTCTTCACCTTCTACTCCGACCCCCAGACCCGCGAGGAGATCGAGGCGCAGGAACTGTACGCGGCGATCCCGGCGATCGAACGCGGATCGGTGGTGGCCAGCGACGACCCCTCTTTCGTCACCGCCTCCTCCATCATCAACCCGCTCACCGTGCCGTGGGTGCTGGACCGCTACATCCCCCTCATCGACGAGGCGGTCGCCAACCTCGACCGCTGACCGGACCAGGCGCGCGGCCCGACGCGGACCGGGCCGCGCGCGACCGACACACCCCCGAGACCCCGAAGGCGATCGTGACCACGACAACGGCGCCACCCCAGACCGGAACCGCCCGCACCACCCTGCTGCTCGGCGGCGCGGCCGCCGCCCTCGCCGGGGCGCTCCTGCTCAGCCTCGCCGTGGGCAGCAAACCCACGGCCCCCGACCAGGTGTGGGCGGCGCTCACCGGCACGGCCGACCCCCACACCACCGCCGTGGTGGAAAGCCGTCACCCCCGCACCGCGCTGGGCGTCCTCGCCGGAGCGGCCCTGGCGCTGGCCGGACTCCTCATGCAGGGCATCACCCGCAACCCGCTCGCCGACCCCGGCCTGCTCGGCGTCAACGCGGGCGCGGCGGCGGCCGTGGTCACCGCCACCGCGATCCTCGGACCGGCCTCCACCGCGGCGACGGTCTGGTGGGCACTGCCCGGCGCGCTGGCGGCCGGGCTGGTCGCCTACTCCGTGGGCGGCCGGGAGAGCGGCGGCGGAACGGTCCGCCTGGTCCTCGCCGGAGCGGTGGTCTCGGCCGTGCTCACCGCCTACGTCCAGGCGGTCTCCCTGAACATGCCCGAGGTCTTCGACAGCTACCGCTACTGGGTGGTGGGTTCCCTGGCGGGCCGCGGCTTCGACGCGGCCGTCGCGGTGCTGCCCTTCGTCGCCGTCGGCGCACTGCTGGCCCTGCTGCTCGCGGGCGGACTGAACGCGCTGGCGCTCGGCGAGGAGACCGCCACCTCCCTCGGCGCCAACCCCGTGCTCGTGCGGTCGGGCGGACTGGTCGCCGCCACCCTGCTGGCCGCGGGCGCCACCGCCGCGGCCGGACCGATCGCGTTCGTCGGCCTGGCCGTCCCGCACGTGGTGCGCGCCCTGGTCGGCGGCGACTTCCGCCACCAGGTGCCCCTCGCGCTGCTCGCGGGACCCGCCCTGCTGCTGCTCGCCGACGTCGTGGGCCGCTTCGTGCTGCGCCCCACCGAGCTGATGGTCGGCGTGGTCACCGCGTTCGTCGGCGCCCCCTTCCTGTTCTACGCGGTACGCCGGATGCGGGAGACGCCATGAGCACGGTCCGTGGGGCGCCGCCGCTGCTGCGCGTGGGAAACGCCGTGGCGCTGCCGCTGCACCCGCGCTCCCTGCTGTGGACGCTCGTCCTGCTGGCCGCCCTCCTGGCCGCCGCCGCGGCCACCCTCTCCCTGGGCCGCCTGGGTATCCCCGCCACCGAACTGGTGGACGCGCTCACCGGCGACACCACCCCCGCCCAGGAGTTCGTGCTGCGCCGACTGCGCGGCCCGCGCCTGGTCGTGGCGCTGGGCACCGGCGCCGCCCTGGGGCTGGCCGGGGCGCTGTTCCAGTCCGTCACCCGCAACCCGCTGGGCAGCCCCGACGTCATCGGCCTGAACGCGGGCGCCGGGGCCGGAGCCGCGCTGGTCGCCCTGGCCCTCCCCGGAGTCGTCCCGGTGCCGCTGGGCGCGCTGCTGGGCGCGGTGCTCGCCGTGGTCGTCGTGGCGACGGTGACCGGGACCGGGCTGCGCCACCCCGGACGGCTCATCGTCGCGGGCATCGGCGTGGCCGCGATGGCCTCCGCCCTCACCCACTTCGTGGTCGCGGCGCTGGCCCGCGACCAGGCGAGCGTCCTGTACGCCTACGTCAACGGCAGCCTCTCGGCCCGCTCCTGGGAGCACGCCCTGACGATCTGGCTGACGCTGGCCCTGGCCGCGCCGCCGCTCGCCGCCCTGGCCCGACCGGTCGCGCTCAACGAGATGGGCGACGAGCTCGCCGACAGCCTCGGCGCCCGCGCCGCCGCCACCCGCGCCGCCGCGATCACGCTGTCGGTGGTGCTGTCGGCCGCGGCGGTCGGCGTCGCCGGACCGATCGCGTTCGTGTCGCTGACCGCACCGCAGATCGCGCGGCGCCTCACCCGGGCCGCC is a genomic window containing:
- a CDS encoding Asp23/Gls24 family envelope stress response protein produces the protein MTAAPSTGPVVPAPAPPGGQEPAGSLPPPAERGATTVSDRVVAKIAASAAREALEERFDAPPDRLGLGEPEASATVIGDSAQVTLALDLPYPVDIARAAGDLQDRINRRVTALTGLAVDETALTVRRLVLTGGPGRGRVR
- a CDS encoding Asp23/Gls24 family envelope stress response protein produces the protein MANPTATRSEQGESRKERAPQQRTGTEVPAAERGRTSVADGVVEKIVGMSAREVPGIYTLGGGTSRALGAMRERVPGGGQRSVSSGVKVEVGERQTAVDLNVVVEYGVPIMDVARDVRSSVISAVERMAGLDVVEVNIAVDDVHLPDEEEEESEGRVE
- a CDS encoding iron-siderophore ABC transporter substrate-binding protein gives rise to the protein MHSKLRTLTRRVGGAGTATVLALGLAACGGSDTGGGGESAASADGAFPVSIDSALGTAEITEAPERVVTLGQGSAETAIALGTVPVGIESYEWGSDDTGYLPWIHEAVTEAGEELPVQFTGGQDIDFETIIELQPDVILAPWSGITQEQYDVLSDIAPTVAYPDLPWSTDWDQQIEIVGEALGQSEEAQGLIDDIERQFEEAAATRPEYAGLTFSYIYTDGPGTLGVFMPDEQRVAMVRGLGLQVDPVVETLPETEGTDSAVIGLENADKLADSDLVFTFYSDPQTREEIEAQELYAAIPAIERGSVVASDDPSFVTASSIINPLTVPWVLDRYIPLIDEAVANLDR
- a CDS encoding FecCD family ABC transporter permease — translated: MTTTTAPPQTGTARTTLLLGGAAAALAGALLLSLAVGSKPTAPDQVWAALTGTADPHTTAVVESRHPRTALGVLAGAALALAGLLMQGITRNPLADPGLLGVNAGAAAAVVTATAILGPASTAATVWWALPGALAAGLVAYSVGGRESGGGTVRLVLAGAVVSAVLTAYVQAVSLNMPEVFDSYRYWVVGSLAGRGFDAAVAVLPFVAVGALLALLLAGGLNALALGEETATSLGANPVLVRSGGLVAATLLAAGATAAAGPIAFVGLAVPHVVRALVGGDFRHQVPLALLAGPALLLLADVVGRFVLRPTELMVGVVTAFVGAPFLFYAVRRMRETP
- a CDS encoding FecCD family ABC transporter permease; protein product: MSTVRGAPPLLRVGNAVALPLHPRSLLWTLVLLAALLAAAAATLSLGRLGIPATELVDALTGDTTPAQEFVLRRLRGPRLVVALGTGAALGLAGALFQSVTRNPLGSPDVIGLNAGAGAGAALVALALPGVVPVPLGALLGAVLAVVVVATVTGTGLRHPGRLIVAGIGVAAMASALTHFVVAALARDQASVLYAYVNGSLSARSWEHALTIWLTLALAAPPLAALARPVALNEMGDELADSLGARAAATRAAAITLSVVLSAAAVGVAGPIAFVSLTAPQIARRLTRAAGPNLVVSALVGALILALADLAVQQVPLGEGLPVGIVTLAVGGVYLGFLLVREWRRGVL